Proteins found in one Mucilaginibacter gracilis genomic segment:
- a CDS encoding TlpA family protein disulfide reductase, with protein MKKLFLLLVLVLGICETQSAFCQSSIHGYTIDGEIVGIETDSIKIEYYNSPSSFIPVTATHYSKVVNGRFHFNLGNLSRMPFGSIKVFRDSPDGYIIINDFFLTEPEDHIHITLSLGDPIFSGKGSAKYNFMVWLTHLISDQNQNSYKRIDDPIENIEYQNSVWDKIEKNAMAVLYTNKDKISAGVISILQLTINAMHANQELVALRSNTDSVVRVYLSHHPIGFAQLEKPNDLSVKAANFGDALILKEQIIARLKTRGEEQRSEKMFESVKNGYKGVVRDKLLSIMALWDSYHSGLNLDSITNEINDSYYKTTVLNYVDRLRIGSMVFDGQFSDMNGKVVNISDFKGKVVILDVYFTGCSGCIRLSQAMTPVLDAFQDNPNVVLLSINEDKKRDLFIAAVKSQRYTHAQSVNVYTNGQGEEHPFTKHYQLVGAPQYMIIGKDGRILLANSPQAPNLNRLTGEVNPNDSGVLAWIDIIKKALSAN; from the coding sequence ATGAAAAAATTATTTTTACTGCTAGTCCTGGTTTTGGGTATTTGTGAGACTCAAAGCGCATTTTGTCAATCGTCCATTCACGGGTATACCATAGATGGTGAAATAGTAGGGATTGAAACAGATAGTATCAAAATTGAATATTACAACTCTCCGTCGAGTTTTATACCGGTAACCGCAACACATTATTCCAAAGTAGTTAATGGTAGATTTCACTTTAATTTAGGTAACCTGTCTCGTATGCCGTTTGGCAGCATAAAAGTTTTTAGAGATTCACCTGATGGATATATAATTATAAATGATTTTTTTCTGACAGAGCCAGAAGATCATATACATATCACACTAAGTTTAGGTGACCCTATCTTTAGCGGGAAAGGATCCGCTAAATATAATTTTATGGTTTGGCTGACGCACCTTATTTCGGATCAAAATCAAAACTCCTACAAACGAATTGATGATCCTATTGAGAACATTGAGTATCAGAACAGTGTATGGGATAAGATTGAAAAGAACGCAATGGCAGTTTTGTATACTAATAAGGATAAAATAAGCGCGGGTGTTATATCCATTCTCCAATTAACTATCAATGCTATGCACGCGAATCAAGAACTGGTGGCGCTTCGTAGTAATACAGACAGTGTCGTTAGGGTATATCTTTCACATCATCCAATAGGATTTGCTCAGTTAGAAAAACCAAATGATTTGTCCGTTAAGGCTGCAAACTTCGGAGATGCTTTAATTTTGAAAGAACAAATTATAGCCAGACTTAAAACGCGTGGAGAGGAACAACGTTCTGAAAAAATGTTTGAATCTGTAAAAAATGGCTATAAAGGCGTTGTCCGTGACAAACTTTTATCAATTATGGCCTTGTGGGATTCTTATCATTCAGGGTTAAATTTAGACTCTATAACAAACGAAATAAATGATAGCTATTATAAAACAACAGTTTTAAACTATGTTGATCGCCTTAGAATTGGATCGATGGTTTTTGACGGACAATTTTCGGATATGAATGGTAAGGTCGTTAATATTAGCGATTTTAAGGGGAAAGTTGTTATTCTGGATGTCTATTTTACAGGTTGTTCCGGTTGCATAAGACTATCACAGGCGATGACGCCTGTACTAGACGCCTTCCAGGATAACCCCAATGTTGTACTCTTAAGTATTAACGAAGACAAGAAACGCGACTTATTTATTGCAGCGGTAAAAAGTCAGCGCTATACACACGCACAGTCCGTCAATGTATATACAAATGGACAGGGGGAAGAACACCCTTTTACCAAACATTACCAATTGGTTGGCGCTCCTCAGTACATGATAATTGGTAAAGACGGCAGAATATTACTGGCCAATTCCCCTCAAGCCCCTAATTTAAATAGGTTAACGGGCGAGGTAAACCCAAATGATTCAGGGGTGTTGGCTTGGATTGATATTATTAAAAAAGCTTTGTCAGCAAATTAA
- a CDS encoding ACT domain-containing protein → MAGEEQNHYGTKQETTILKKETFYKTMKVNYLLTILSEDRKGLVSIITTMLNRKGIAMDSIHAAKTDSHNEVLITIELWSTAEEIKNMAARLRNIIEVCRVETCPKADAWYQKVGLYTLDQQANQAGLFNQLQRHGATVATCFNDEVVVQRIGRDEDLQRLYNELEGPCLKRFSKSAAIALKPLEEQSSVISRAA, encoded by the coding sequence ATGGCAGGGGAAGAACAAAACCATTACGGTACAAAGCAAGAAACGACAATATTAAAGAAGGAGACATTTTATAAGACCATGAAAGTAAATTATTTATTAACGATCCTCTCCGAAGACAGGAAAGGGCTGGTCAGCATCATCACTACGATGCTGAACCGGAAAGGCATAGCCATGGATAGCATCCATGCAGCAAAGACGGACAGTCACAATGAAGTGCTGATTACCATCGAATTGTGGTCAACGGCAGAAGAAATTAAAAACATGGCAGCCAGGCTTCGTAATATCATCGAGGTATGCCGGGTGGAAACCTGCCCCAAAGCGGATGCCTGGTACCAGAAAGTTGGCCTGTATACGCTGGATCAGCAGGCCAATCAAGCGGGTTTATTCAACCAACTGCAGCGGCACGGCGCTACGGTAGCTACCTGCTTTAATGATGAGGTGGTCGTCCAGAGAATCGGCAGGGATGAAGATCTGCAACGCTTGTACAACGAACTGGAAGGCCCCTGCCTTAAGCGGTTCAGTAAGAGTGCGGCCATTGCCTTGAAACCTTTGGAGGAACAGTCATCGGTCATTAGCAGGGCTGCATGA
- a CDS encoding Lrp/AsnC family transcriptional regulator — MATLDPTDIKILNFIQQDARITDRQLAARVFKSAPTVHERLTRLENKGYIKKYITLLDREKIGIPVMAETHVKLERQSKAAIEAFEQKILAVSHVQFCCHLAGKWDFVIFIAVKDPQAYNDWLMNELTNWPNVQNIESSFVLKEIKTYGAFEL, encoded by the coding sequence ATGGCCACACTCGACCCGACCGATATCAAAATTCTGAACTTTATCCAGCAGGACGCGCGAATCACAGATCGCCAGCTGGCCGCACGGGTGTTTAAGTCCGCCCCAACGGTGCATGAACGCCTGACCCGCCTGGAAAACAAAGGGTACATTAAAAAATACATCACCCTCCTGGACCGCGAAAAGATCGGTATCCCGGTCATGGCCGAAACCCACGTCAAGCTCGAACGCCAAAGCAAGGCGGCCATCGAAGCTTTTGAACAAAAGATTCTTGCCGTGTCCCATGTTCAGTTCTGCTGCCATCTGGCCGGCAAATGGGATTTTGTCATCTTCATCGCCGTTAAAGACCCCCAGGCGTATAACGACTGGCTCATGAATGAACTCACCAACTGGCCGAATGTACAAAATATTGAAAGCAGCTTTGTTTTGAAGGAAATCAAAACCTATGGCGCATTTGAACTCTAA
- a CDS encoding RagB/SusD family nutrient uptake outer membrane protein, giving the protein MKNLKIYIALVATMTLGVLSGCKKDFLDKKPNSNIVIPETLDDMTQLLDNTTNNFNTPAMGIMSGEDYYYPTIDSYNSLPKKTSKNCYTWNKDIYGGETAVPDWNKPYSTVFTANVVLEQWDKLSVTDKQSTSGKYVKAWALFSRSFSLYNLVQIFAPAYNKATAGNDLGIPLKLTANINDIQPRASVQAVYDRILSDLNSSIELYPASFPANNLNRSSKASTYALLSRIYLSMREYDKALAAANNSLAARDELVDFNTLDTTATSPFTIYNPELVYTSFSVLEYFEAIGALYANHAAILPEFLQLYDKNDLRKQIYFYVNENNFFVKSGYGGNTYWPFMGLAVDELYLIKAECLSRGGDQSGATDALNKLLVKRYVSGTFVPLTVGSADEVLNKILLERRKELVWRGLRWSDIKRLNLEGANITLTRTLDGKTYTLAPNSPLYVMPIPSDEIALSHIQQNQR; this is encoded by the coding sequence ATGAAAAATCTAAAGATATACATAGCGCTTGTCGCTACCATGACTCTGGGGGTTTTATCGGGGTGTAAAAAAGATTTCCTCGATAAAAAACCTAATTCGAATATCGTTATTCCTGAGACGCTCGATGACATGACACAGTTGTTGGACAATACTACAAATAACTTTAATACACCAGCGATGGGTATCATGTCCGGGGAAGATTATTATTACCCAACAATTGATAGTTATAACTCTTTGCCAAAAAAAACCTCAAAAAATTGTTATACCTGGAATAAAGATATTTATGGGGGAGAAACAGCTGTTCCGGATTGGAACAAGCCTTATTCAACAGTTTTTACAGCTAATGTTGTGCTCGAACAGTGGGATAAATTATCAGTTACTGATAAACAAAGCACCTCTGGTAAATATGTTAAAGCCTGGGCATTGTTTAGTCGTAGCTTTTCCCTTTACAACCTTGTGCAAATATTTGCTCCGGCATACAACAAAGCTACAGCCGGCAATGATCTGGGAATTCCATTAAAATTAACTGCTAATATCAATGACATTCAGCCCCGAGCCAGTGTACAAGCGGTGTATGACCGAATATTATCTGATCTGAATTCTTCCATTGAACTGTATCCTGCCTCATTCCCAGCTAATAATCTCAATAGGTCATCGAAAGCATCAACTTATGCACTTCTTAGCCGTATTTACTTAAGTATGCGCGAGTATGACAAGGCATTGGCTGCCGCCAATAATTCATTAGCAGCTCGCGACGAACTGGTAGACTTTAACACGTTAGATACTACGGCAACTTCACCATTTACTATTTATAATCCGGAATTGGTATACACGAGTTTTTCTGTTTTAGAATATTTTGAAGCGATCGGGGCTCTATATGCGAATCATGCGGCAATTCTACCTGAGTTTCTTCAGCTTTACGATAAAAACGATTTGCGCAAACAAATTTATTTTTACGTGAATGAAAACAATTTTTTCGTCAAGTCTGGGTATGGGGGAAATACGTACTGGCCATTCATGGGTCTGGCCGTTGACGAATTATACTTGATCAAAGCAGAATGTTTGTCAAGAGGAGGTGACCAGTCAGGGGCTACAGACGCACTTAATAAATTATTGGTAAAACGCTATGTCTCTGGAACCTTCGTGCCGCTCACTGTTGGGTCTGCGGATGAAGTATTGAATAAGATTTTATTAGAACGACGTAAAGAACTAGTTTGGCGCGGTCTGCGTTGGTCAGATATTAAACGTCTTAACCTGGAAGGTGCCAATATTACTTTGACTCGAACTTTAGACGGGAAAACTTACACCTTGGCACCAAACAGCCCATTGTATGTGATGCCGATTCCTTCTGATGAGATCGCGCTGAGTCATATACAACAAAATCAACGTTAA
- a CDS encoding SusC/RagA family TonB-linked outer membrane protein: MKLTVLLITLACLQVSAKVYSQINISKKNMPLVEALNTIQQQSGYTFFYKAKLVEPIKVDVNLHNATIQQAMTQLLEGKALSFEIIDKTITIKPVEKRDVRKEITASLEPIEVKGRVTDTTGLSLPGASLKSKLTNKSYVTDNQGGFVLNAEVGDEITISFIGYTSQVFIVAKDMPFQNVILHVSSSRLNEVVVSTGYQQLVKENATGSFTYIDNKLINRSVGTDILSRLDGVTSGVIFNKTFNKTNLSSSSNGGDPGISIRGRSTLFANTEPLVVLDNFPYDGDLNNINPNDVESITILKDAAAASIWGVRAGNGVIVITTKKGKLNSGPKVSLNTSITVADKPNLNAVPQMSSKDFIEMEKFWFDNGKYDVYLNFLPFVNQTPAVDILNDEKKGILTASQANSQLQALGKINANDAYDKYFLRNSVNQQYSLSISGGSENNQYYIGGGFDKDISGQIANSFKRYSLTVNNSYNLMHNRLTLGMSLFFTNSNSISNSDPYNIQYPYEQVVDNNGNALAVNRDFRKASKDALSNSGLLDWNYYPFNERLNHGNVTDLLDYRAGLQLNYKIIPKILNVNLNYQYQQGNSENNIIRGTDMYSTRLLINEYAQINPSGLITYPIPLGAISSNSNSKYQSNTARLQFNYKQEFGAKNEFSMIAGSEIKDNNSFQRYSTLYGYNENNATNIPVDYFTYYNYSIGFNNSRIPYGGSQSGTIDRFFSYYANANYTYDRKYTLSASARKDESNLFGVNANNKGVPLYSVGLNYAISKESFYNVPLLPYLNIRLTDGYNGNLSKNLSAYTTATVLANQLSYYNTPIESIVNPPNPNLSWEKVNVINAGIDFGSKNNRISGSFDYYVKKGENLIGTSPVAPQTGVTIFTGNTASMITHGMDFQLNSINLRGEFSWTTNFLLNYVRDKVTKFNLPVGSNSLYVGSNYQNPFVGKPYSAIFAYPSTTLDDKGNPQGYLDGKLSEDYAGILNSTNPAELKYIGTASPTWFGSLRNNFAYQGFDLSMNISFKMGYYFRRGSFTSSNGGYQQADFEKRWQKSGDEKTTIVPALIYPDDGQRDLFFAGSDKLVVKGDHIRLQDIKLGYTFSGKHRHMPFNNLKLYAYVNNLGILWRANKLGIDPDYSGNSIYTVPNPRTYAMGLTADF, encoded by the coding sequence ATGAAGCTAACCGTATTGCTGATCACCCTTGCCTGTCTCCAGGTTTCTGCTAAAGTTTACTCCCAGATCAACATTTCAAAAAAAAATATGCCACTGGTTGAAGCGCTGAATACCATCCAGCAACAAAGCGGCTATACTTTTTTCTATAAAGCTAAGCTGGTCGAGCCTATTAAAGTAGATGTCAATCTGCACAACGCAACGATTCAACAGGCCATGACTCAATTACTGGAAGGCAAAGCTTTATCTTTTGAAATCATTGATAAGACAATCACGATAAAACCAGTTGAAAAACGTGATGTCAGGAAAGAAATAACTGCGTCACTTGAACCTATTGAAGTCAAGGGCCGAGTAACCGATACCACGGGACTATCCTTACCTGGCGCCAGTTTAAAATCAAAACTGACCAACAAGTCCTACGTTACCGACAATCAAGGCGGATTTGTGCTCAATGCTGAGGTTGGCGATGAGATTACCATATCGTTTATAGGTTATACTTCTCAAGTATTCATCGTAGCTAAAGACATGCCCTTTCAGAATGTCATCTTACATGTAAGCAGTAGCAGGCTTAATGAGGTAGTGGTCAGCACGGGATATCAGCAATTGGTAAAAGAAAACGCCACGGGCTCATTTACCTACATCGATAATAAGTTAATTAACAGATCGGTTGGAACAGATATTTTGTCAAGGTTAGACGGGGTTACAAGTGGTGTTATTTTTAATAAAACGTTTAATAAAACAAATCTTTCATCGTCCTCTAATGGTGGTGACCCCGGAATAAGTATACGCGGCAGAAGTACCTTATTTGCTAACACTGAACCATTGGTTGTTTTAGATAACTTTCCATATGATGGAGACCTGAATAATATAAATCCAAATGATGTAGAGTCAATTACTATTTTAAAAGATGCCGCCGCCGCCTCAATTTGGGGGGTCAGGGCTGGTAACGGCGTAATAGTAATTACCACGAAAAAGGGAAAGCTTAATTCTGGCCCCAAAGTTTCACTAAACACCAGTATTACTGTGGCTGATAAACCAAATTTAAATGCAGTCCCGCAGATGTCATCTAAAGACTTTATCGAAATGGAAAAATTTTGGTTTGACAACGGAAAATATGATGTTTATCTCAATTTTCTTCCTTTTGTTAATCAAACCCCGGCAGTTGATATTTTGAATGACGAAAAAAAAGGCATTCTTACTGCCTCGCAAGCAAATTCACAGCTACAAGCATTAGGAAAGATAAATGCTAACGATGCATATGACAAATACTTTCTTAGAAACTCAGTTAATCAACAATATTCTCTGAGCATTAGTGGCGGTTCAGAAAATAACCAGTATTATATCGGTGGCGGTTTTGACAAAGATATTTCTGGCCAAATTGCTAATAGTTTCAAGCGTTATAGCCTTACAGTCAACAACAGCTATAATCTTATGCATAATCGACTTACACTGGGGATGAGTTTGTTTTTTACAAACAGCAATAGCATCAGTAATTCCGACCCGTACAATATTCAATATCCGTATGAGCAAGTTGTAGATAATAATGGAAACGCGCTTGCAGTTAACCGGGACTTTCGAAAGGCGTCGAAAGACGCCTTATCAAATTCAGGACTGTTAGATTGGAACTATTATCCTTTTAATGAACGGCTTAATCATGGCAATGTGACTGACCTGCTTGATTATCGAGCAGGGCTTCAATTAAATTATAAAATCATTCCGAAAATATTAAATGTAAACTTAAATTACCAATATCAGCAGGGGAATTCTGAAAATAATATTATCAGAGGCACAGATATGTACTCTACGCGTTTGTTGATCAATGAATATGCGCAGATAAATCCATCAGGATTAATAACCTATCCCATACCACTTGGCGCAATTTCCAGCAACTCAAATAGCAAATATCAGAGTAACACTGCCAGGCTTCAATTTAACTATAAACAAGAGTTCGGAGCAAAAAACGAGTTCAGCATGATTGCGGGGTCAGAGATTAAAGATAATAATTCGTTTCAAAGATATTCTACCTTATATGGTTATAATGAAAATAATGCCACCAATATACCAGTCGATTACTTTACTTATTATAACTACAGCATAGGCTTTAATAATAGTCGTATTCCCTATGGGGGTAGCCAATCCGGCACGATTGATCGTTTCTTTTCCTATTATGCTAATGCGAATTATACTTACGATCGTAAATATACGCTTTCAGCTAGTGCCCGAAAAGATGAGTCAAATTTGTTTGGAGTCAATGCTAATAACAAGGGAGTTCCATTGTATTCAGTAGGCCTTAACTATGCCATTAGTAAAGAAAGTTTTTATAATGTTCCGTTGTTACCCTATCTGAATATCAGATTGACTGACGGGTATAATGGAAATTTAAGCAAAAACCTTTCTGCATATACTACTGCAACTGTTTTAGCCAATCAACTTAGTTACTACAATACGCCAATCGAGTCAATCGTTAATCCGCCTAATCCGAATCTCAGTTGGGAGAAAGTAAATGTTATTAACGCCGGAATTGATTTTGGGTCAAAAAACAACAGGATATCAGGCAGTTTTGATTACTATGTAAAAAAGGGCGAAAACCTGATAGGTACTAGTCCGGTCGCACCTCAAACAGGAGTAACAATATTCACTGGTAACACAGCGAGTATGATTACTCATGGAATGGATTTTCAACTAAACAGTATAAATCTTCGGGGTGAATTCAGCTGGACTACAAACTTTTTATTAAATTATGTCAGAGACAAGGTAACAAAGTTTAATCTTCCTGTAGGATCGAATTCTTTGTATGTGGGTAGTAATTATCAAAACCCATTCGTCGGCAAGCCTTACTCAGCGATATTTGCCTATCCATCTACGACACTTGATGACAAGGGAAATCCTCAAGGATATCTCGATGGTAAACTTAGTGAAGATTATGCCGGCATACTCAATTCGACTAATCCTGCCGAATTAAAATATATTGGTACTGCTTCTCCTACATGGTTTGGAAGTTTAAGAAATAACTTTGCCTATCAGGGGTTCGATTTATCTATGAACATCTCATTTAAAATGGGTTATTATTTTAGGCGAGGATCTTTTACCTCTAGCAATGGAGGCTACCAACAAGCAGACTTTGAAAAAAGATGGCAAAAGTCCGGGGATGAAAAAACTACTATAGTACCCGCCCTCATTTACCCTGATGATGGTCAGCGTGATTTATTTTTTGCCGGTTCGGACAAATTGGTAGTTAAAGGGGATCATATTCGATTACAAGATATAAAACTTGGTTATACATTTTCGGGAAAGCATAGGCATATGCCATTCAATAATTTAAAACTTTATGCCTATGTAAACAACTTGGGCATATTGTGGAGAGCAAATAAATTAGGGATTGATCCTGATTATTCCGGTAACTCTATTTATACCGTCCCTAACCCCAGAACTTATGCAATGGGCTTAACCGCTGATTTTTAA
- a CDS encoding M6 family metalloprotease domain-containing protein: MFPLGTSMAPARSARAQQTPLRGTLNVLVVLAEFSDQPLATPASHFEDLFFSSNVIPTGSVKEYYQEVTNGQITIQGDVIGPFMMPQTLAAYAHLKSGMGSAKPNAQTMARDAIMALPPGLNLSDYDNDKDGYIDAFIVVHAGTGAEVTNNPAQIWSHKWVLDGGAYTPPGNVVNVYSYLTVPEDYKLGVCAHELGHLLFGFPDLYDTSYRSEGIGAWCLMSGGSWNNGGDTPAHPSAWCKANQGWVTIDIPKTNQTAVRISDVKTGYTIKRLWKNGLPGNEYFLLENRQQDKYDSYLPAGGLLIWHIDDAMPDNANARHYKVGLLQADGNQELERNKNPGDAGDPFPGAKGNTHFDQSSNPNALSYGGLDSSVRVTNIRQNGADIVCDISVI; encoded by the coding sequence ATGTTCCCGCTAGGTACATCGATGGCACCGGCGCGCTCCGCGAGGGCGCAACAGACACCGCTTCGCGGGACGCTTAATGTATTGGTGGTATTAGCCGAATTTAGTGATCAGCCTTTGGCAACACCTGCAAGTCATTTTGAAGACTTGTTTTTTTCGAGTAATGTTATACCGACCGGCAGTGTAAAAGAATATTATCAGGAAGTTACCAATGGCCAGATCACTATTCAGGGCGACGTCATCGGACCCTTCATGATGCCACAGACACTGGCCGCCTACGCCCACCTGAAAAGTGGTATGGGAAGTGCTAAACCCAACGCGCAAACCATGGCCCGTGATGCAATTATGGCTTTGCCGCCGGGCCTTAATCTAAGCGATTACGACAACGATAAAGATGGCTATATCGATGCCTTTATTGTTGTGCATGCGGGTACAGGAGCCGAAGTAACCAACAATCCGGCCCAAATATGGTCACATAAATGGGTGTTAGACGGAGGTGCTTATACACCTCCCGGAAACGTAGTCAATGTTTACAGTTACTTAACGGTACCGGAAGACTACAAGCTTGGCGTTTGTGCCCACGAACTTGGACATTTGCTTTTTGGTTTCCCCGATCTGTACGATACTTCCTACAGAAGTGAGGGGATTGGTGCCTGGTGTCTGATGAGCGGCGGCAGCTGGAACAACGGCGGCGACACTCCCGCGCATCCCTCTGCTTGGTGCAAGGCCAACCAAGGCTGGGTGACGATAGACATACCAAAAACTAACCAGACCGCGGTCCGTATCAGTGATGTAAAGACGGGTTACACCATAAAAAGGCTATGGAAAAACGGCCTGCCCGGCAACGAGTATTTTTTGTTGGAAAACCGTCAGCAAGATAAATACGATAGTTACCTCCCGGCTGGGGGTTTACTGATCTGGCATATTGACGACGCTATGCCGGACAATGCGAATGCCCGGCACTACAAAGTCGGCCTGTTACAGGCGGACGGTAATCAGGAACTGGAAAGAAATAAAAATCCCGGTGATGCTGGTGATCCCTTTCCTGGCGCTAAAGGCAACACGCATTTTGACCAGAGCTCCAACCCGAATGCGCTTTCTTACGGAGGTTTGGACAGTAGTGTCAGGGTAACAAAT
- a CDS encoding FecR family protein: MNNNAKDLLAKYHAGTATDEEKQLVENWLLHGNNGPLDISENEFNSDLDELRDRMEEATFMPQRRKLWPRIAAAASILIALGVGGYYFIHKEQPQQLAVNRPLQHDVAPGKNTATLTLANGQKIILSNALTGQIAKEVGVNVTKTANGGIVYTIADNNEADANQFNTLITAKGETYKVNLPDGTQVWLNAASSLTYPTRFTGAYRKVRLTGEGYFEVAKDKAHPFIVSADKQDVTVLGTHFNVNAYNNEPDLKTTLLEGSVKISNRGQSAVLKPGQQASVQWSDEKIRVAVTNTKQAVAWKDGEFIFEHTELKTLMRQVARWYDLDIVYKGDIANDEFNGEISRDVNLSKMLHILESGDVHFKIITENNKKKLIITP; encoded by the coding sequence ATGAATAACAACGCGAAAGATTTATTGGCGAAATACCACGCTGGCACCGCTACTGACGAGGAAAAGCAACTCGTAGAAAACTGGCTGTTGCATGGCAACAACGGCCCATTGGACATAAGTGAAAACGAATTTAATAGCGACCTGGATGAGTTACGTGACCGAATGGAAGAAGCGACCTTTATGCCTCAACGCAGGAAGCTCTGGCCGCGCATTGCGGCGGCGGCCTCTATACTGATTGCTTTGGGAGTGGGCGGTTATTACTTTATTCATAAAGAACAGCCACAGCAACTTGCCGTTAATAGACCGTTACAGCATGATGTTGCTCCGGGCAAAAATACCGCAACATTAACTTTGGCTAATGGTCAAAAGATTATCCTTTCGAATGCCTTGACCGGACAGATCGCTAAAGAAGTGGGTGTAAATGTGACCAAAACCGCTAATGGGGGGATTGTATACACCATAGCTGATAACAATGAAGCGGATGCTAATCAATTTAACACATTAATTACTGCTAAGGGTGAAACCTATAAGGTGAACCTACCTGACGGCACCCAGGTATGGTTGAATGCTGCATCATCGCTGACCTATCCCACTAGGTTCACAGGTGCTTATCGTAAGGTAAGACTGACAGGTGAAGGCTATTTTGAAGTGGCTAAGGATAAAGCGCATCCATTCATTGTGTCCGCAGACAAACAGGATGTGACCGTGCTGGGCACCCATTTTAATGTGAACGCTTATAACAATGAGCCGGATCTAAAAACAACGCTATTGGAAGGTAGCGTAAAAATAAGTAATAGGGGCCAATCTGCGGTCTTGAAACCGGGCCAGCAGGCGAGCGTACAGTGGTCTGATGAAAAAATAAGAGTTGCTGTCACTAACACAAAACAAGCGGTGGCCTGGAAAGATGGCGAATTTATTTTCGAGCATACCGAATTGAAGACGCTGATGCGGCAGGTAGCCCGTTGGTATGACCTGGATATTGTGTATAAGGGCGATATCGCTAACGATGAATTTAACGGTGAGATCAGCCGCGACGTTAACCTGTCAAAAATGCTGCACATCCTGGAATCTGGCGATGTCCATTTTAAGATCATTACAGAGAATAATAAAAAGAAATTGATTATAACACCATGA
- a CDS encoding RNA polymerase sigma factor: MEAFEVIVKAHSPKIYYFLRRMGLEHEDADEILQDVFLLLWRDLKNGHGLDTVNLRLYQHAIKKALNFLKETNTKDRLVFILKQHEGFDFGDISEMTGMEVGDVRDSFKSGLELEAAKIKGGPY, from the coding sequence ATGGAAGCTTTTGAAGTTATCGTAAAAGCCCATTCACCGAAAATCTATTATTTTCTGCGTAGAATGGGTTTGGAGCACGAAGATGCGGATGAAATATTACAGGATGTATTCCTCCTGCTTTGGCGGGATTTGAAAAACGGGCATGGATTAGATACGGTGAATTTAAGATTGTATCAGCATGCTATAAAAAAAGCGCTCAATTTTTTAAAAGAAACCAATACCAAAGATAGACTGGTATTCATCCTGAAACAGCACGAGGGTTTTGATTTCGGGGATATATCAGAAATGACCGGTATGGAGGTTGGTGATGTCCGGGATAGTTTTAAATCAGGATTGGAGTTAGAAGCCGCAAAAATTAAAGGAGGCCCTTACTGA